The region GCCCGCCAACACGGCTGCCCCGGCTCCGCCGCTCGGCGCCTCGGACACCTCCAGGGGCACATCGGTCGTGTAGCGCAGAACGATCGTGGCAACGATCCACGCACTCACCAACAGTGCGCCGTCGAGGTGCGACAGCGAGCCGTTGCTCATCAAGAGCGCGCCGAGCCCGAACGCCACCACGGTGAGCCCACCGGCGATCGCCACGAACCGCCGGCTCACGGGGATGGGGCGGATGAGGCACAGTATCCCCAGCACGAGGGTGATCTGCGTGGCTGCCGAACCGGTCGAGTCGCCGACGTTGAGGTCGCCACGCCCCTCGGCCGAGGCGATGATGCTGTTCGCGATCTCTGGAAGGTCGGTGCCGATCGCCACGATCGTCAATCCGATGATGTGCGGTGCCAGCCCCACCTTGTGTCCCAGGTCCTCGGCCCAGGTCAGGGCACGCCCACCTGAGAGCACCGAGGCGGTCAGGCCTGCGGCGACCAGGAGGAGCCAGAGGGCGATCATCTCCGGTGTGCGGTCAGCCGGTCGGCTGGTTCAGCTCGACGAGGTTGCCGGACGGATCGCGCAAGAACGCCTGGAGGCCCGCTCCAATATCGAAGGGGTCGCCGACCTCGATACCGAGGTCGCGCAGAGCGGCGGCGGTGCCTTCGAGGTCTTGCACCTCGAAGGCCACATGGGAGCCCGAGCTCACCTCATCGAGATCTGGTCGTTCCACGAGGTGCAACTGTGCGTCGCCGACGCCGAGCCAGATGCCGTTGGCGCCCAGCGACCCAGGGCGATCCACGGGAGCCAGCCCGAGGTGCTCGTAGAACTCGATCGCCGCGGCAAGGTCGG is a window of Actinomycetes bacterium DNA encoding:
- a CDS encoding sodium:calcium antiporter encodes the protein MIALWLLLVAAGLTASVLSGGRALTWAEDLGHKVGLAPHIIGLTIVAIGTDLPEIANSIIASAEGRGDLNVGDSTGSAATQITLVLGILCLIRPIPVSRRFVAIAGGLTVVAFGLGALLMSNGSLSHLDGALLVSAWIVATIVLRYTTDVPLEVSEAPSGGAGAAVLAGKTLLALAVVAVGATVAVTAFGRVVDELGVPEYATSFLLLAFGTSLPELIVNARAVRAGMVSLAIGGIIGASLIDATLSLGIGPLIFPTDVSSDAAWGTLMVGGVVALAVLLLLRSKVHGRLTGVLAIGLYLVLFPVVIL
- a CDS encoding lactoylglutathione lyase codes for the protein MALDVADLAAAIEFYEHLGLAPVDRPGSLGANGIWLGVGDAQLHLVERPDLDEVSSGSHVAFEVQDLEGTAAALRDLGIEVGDPFDIGAGLQAFLRDPSGNLVELNQPTG